A window of Nitrospira sp. SG-bin1 contains these coding sequences:
- a CDS encoding sodium-dependent bicarbonate transport family permease, translating to MLEQFFDNFLHNLFKPLLLFFYLGFLVPLLKVPFEFPYAIYKGLIIYLLISIGWHGGEELASLSAGDLGRASGFMVVGFLANLVIGVVAYVVLRRTNIRQIDAAAVAGYYGSDSAGTFVTCLGVLTASNIAFAAYMPVLLAVMEIPGCLVALALVARMRATGLMDALGNMPGEPGYDPSARRLDGNGQIDELDELDETKKSARATGPSSARAVEPSRLQDNVKAPGIFSKGVLHEVFLNSGLYLLFGGIVIGFVSGLQGAKVTGANDQLFVQLFPAVLCLFLIEMGMTACKRLQDVRTAGWKFVLFGLMAPNVFAVFGILAAHGYSLFLGHPFEIGTYALFAVLCGSASYIAVPAIQRLAIPEASPTLGLAASLGLTFSYNVTIGIPLYILIATVMSTTMPVR from the coding sequence GTGCTCGAGCAATTCTTTGATAACTTCTTGCACAATCTCTTCAAGCCATTGCTGCTGTTTTTTTATCTGGGATTTCTGGTACCGCTCCTGAAAGTGCCCTTTGAGTTTCCTTACGCCATTTATAAAGGTCTGATCATTTATCTGTTGATTTCGATTGGCTGGCATGGAGGCGAAGAGCTGGCGTCCCTTTCGGCGGGGGATCTGGGTCGCGCCAGTGGATTCATGGTTGTGGGGTTTCTGGCCAATCTTGTGATCGGTGTCGTGGCGTATGTCGTGCTTCGCCGGACGAATATCCGTCAAATTGACGCGGCGGCTGTGGCCGGCTATTACGGTTCCGATTCGGCGGGAACGTTTGTTACCTGTCTGGGCGTCCTGACTGCCTCCAACATCGCCTTCGCAGCTTATATGCCGGTCCTGCTCGCCGTCATGGAAATCCCGGGCTGTCTGGTCGCCCTGGCGCTCGTGGCCCGCATGCGGGCAACCGGTTTGATGGATGCGTTAGGGAATATGCCGGGCGAGCCCGGATATGATCCTTCTGCGAGGCGCTTGGATGGGAACGGCCAAATCGACGAGCTTGACGAGCTCGACGAAACCAAAAAATCCGCACGAGCGACAGGACCTAGCTCTGCCCGGGCGGTGGAGCCGTCGAGATTGCAAGACAACGTCAAAGCTCCCGGTATCTTCAGCAAGGGAGTGCTCCACGAAGTCTTCTTGAACTCGGGCCTCTACTTATTGTTCGGCGGCATCGTCATCGGCTTCGTGTCCGGCCTGCAGGGTGCGAAAGTAACCGGCGCCAATGATCAATTGTTTGTTCAGTTGTTCCCGGCCGTCCTATGCCTCTTCCTTATCGAGATGGGCATGACGGCATGCAAGCGGCTCCAAGACGTGCGGACCGCAGGCTGGAAATTCGTTCTATTCGGATTGATGGCTCCCAATGTCTTCGCCGTATTCGGCATCCTGGCCGCGCACGGGTACAGTTTGTTTCTTGGGCATCCGTTTGAAATCGGCACCTACGCTCTTTTCGCCGTTCTCTGCGGGTCGGCCTCGTATATTGCCGTTCCTGCGATTCAACGACTCGCCATTCCGGAAGCGAGTCCAACCCTTGGACTGGCCGCCTCGCTTGGCCTAACCTTTTCTTACAACGTCACGATCGG